The Flavobacterium sp. 102 genomic interval ATTAGCCGACAGAGAAGCAGCTAAAAAAGCTAAAGAAGAAAAAACCGGGGAACCGAAAAAAGAAGAATAAACAATAATAATTAATTAATACCTTTAAAAATGAAACGATTGAAATCATTACTAATAGCTACTGTATTGTTTTTAGGAACAAGTTATACCATCAATGCTCAAGCTAAAACTGCACACGTAGATGTAAATGAAATTATTTCTAAAATGCCGGCGATGTTAGATGCTCAAAAGCAATTGGAAAAATTGAGCGCCACTTATGATGCGGAATACAAAACAATGGCAGAAGAATATCAAAATAAGATAAAAAAATACGACCAAGAAGCTTCTACTGTTGGAGATGCTGTTAACGCAACTCGTCAAACTGAAGTACAAGACTTAGTAAAACGTATCACGGATTACAGAGATAACGCTCAAAAAGAATTACAAAAGAAAGAAGCGGATTTAGTTAAACCTTTAATGGATAAAATCAAAGCTTCTATCACTAAAATTGGTAAAGCTAAAGGATACCAATACGTTTTAAACGTAGCCGATTTACTTTTAGCTGACGGTCCGGATTTAACGGCTGATATCAAAAAAGATTTAGGTTTCTAAAATCAAAAATATATACTTAAAAAACTGCTCACCTGAAGCTTCAGGATTGAGCAGTTTTTTTTTACTTTTGTTACTATGACAAATAACAATCCCATAGGCCTTTTTGATTCCGGTGTAGGCGGCACTTCTATTTGGAGAGAAATTCATGATTTGCTCCCAAACGAAGACACTATTTATCTTGCCGATAGTAAAAATGCGCCTTACGGACAAAAGTCAAAAGAAGAGATTGTCGAATTAAGTATTAAAAATACCGACTATCTTCTTAACCAAAATGCCAAAATAATAGTAGTAGCTTGTAATACGGCAACGACCAATGCCATCAAAGAATTACGAGCCAAATACGATGTTCCATTTATCGGAATTGAACCGGCAATTAAACCGGCAGCACTAAATTCTGAAAAGCATGTCATTGGTATTTTGGCCACTAAAGGCACTTTAAACAGTGATCTTTTCCATCAAACGGTTGAAAAATATCAAGACACCAAAATCATTGAACAAATTGGTCTGGGTTTAGTAACATTAATCGAAAACGGAGAAATTAATTCACCAGAAATGAACCGTCTACTTCACGCCTATCTGGAACCCATGATTGAAGCCAATATCGATTATCTGGTGCTCGGTTGCAGTCATTATCCTTACTTGATTCCGCAAATCAAAAAAATACTCCCAAATCACATTAAAATCATCGACTCGGGTGAAGCTGTCGCACGTCAAACAAAGAAATTACTGGCTGAAAGTGTTGGCTTAAGTAATAACACCAAAAAAGGAAAAACGCTTTTTTACACCAACGCCAATCCAAAGGTCTTGAATGACATTCTCAATAATAAATACGAAGTAAAAAGTAAAGATTTTTAGGAGCACGACATTGGGTTTTCTTTGAACCGTTGTCCCGCTATGCGCTACAATCTTTTGTTTTGTCACGCATTTTGTCAGGCTGTGCCTACGCTTCGGGAGTCGAAGCCCTATTACAAAACAAAAGGATTTCCACTGCTATCGGGGCTAGCTAAACGTTTTGTTTTCTTAGAAAAAATACCTGACTGCCTCCGAAAGTCCACGTTTTAATTTCAACTTTCCTTAAACCAACTCGAATACATCACATAGTTATTCGAAATACGTTCAATTTCTCCGGCAAAATCCGATTGGTCAATGTCTTTTACTTTTTTCGCAGGAACACCGGCATATATTGTCCCCGATTCAACCACTGTGTTTTGAGTAACTACAGCACCGGCAGCAATAATCGAATTGCTTTCTACCACACAATTATCCATAATTATCGAACCCATTCCAATCAATACATTGTCGTGAATTTTACAACCGTGTACAATTGCATTATGACCGATAGAAACATTGTTTCCTATTTCGGTTGGATGTTTTTGATAAGTACAGTGGATAATCGCACCATCTTGGATATTGACCTTATTCCCTATTTTAATATAATGAACATCGCCTCTGATAACTGCATTAAACCATACGCTACAAGAACTGCCTAATACAACATCGCCTACGATAGTCGCATTTTCCGCTACATAACAATCGCTTGGAATTTGGGGATGTTTCCCATTTACTGACTTTATTACCATAAAAAAAATAGTCCCGAGAATCTCGGGACTTATATTTAAATTAGTTAATCGCTGGACAATTACAGTGGTATTTCTCCGGTGAACAGAATAAATTAATCCCTAAAGTAATTTGGTGAAAACCGCCGGTATCAAAATTTACGTTACCCAACAAGTGAGAATACGTATAAGAGAACACATA includes:
- a CDS encoding gamma carbonic anhydrase family protein, with protein sequence MVIKSVNGKHPQIPSDCYVAENATIVGDVVLGSSCSVWFNAVIRGDVHYIKIGNKVNIQDGAIIHCTYQKHPTEIGNNVSIGHNAIVHGCKIHDNVLIGMGSIIMDNCVVESNSIIAAGAVVTQNTVVESGTIYAGVPAKKVKDIDQSDFAGEIERISNNYVMYSSWFKES
- a CDS encoding OmpH family outer membrane protein, which encodes MKRLKSLLIATVLFLGTSYTINAQAKTAHVDVNEIISKMPAMLDAQKQLEKLSATYDAEYKTMAEEYQNKIKKYDQEASTVGDAVNATRQTEVQDLVKRITDYRDNAQKELQKKEADLVKPLMDKIKASITKIGKAKGYQYVLNVADLLLADGPDLTADIKKDLGF
- the murI gene encoding glutamate racemase, which gives rise to MTNNNPIGLFDSGVGGTSIWREIHDLLPNEDTIYLADSKNAPYGQKSKEEIVELSIKNTDYLLNQNAKIIVVACNTATTNAIKELRAKYDVPFIGIEPAIKPAALNSEKHVIGILATKGTLNSDLFHQTVEKYQDTKIIEQIGLGLVTLIENGEINSPEMNRLLHAYLEPMIEANIDYLVLGCSHYPYLIPQIKKILPNHIKIIDSGEAVARQTKKLLAESVGLSNNTKKGKTLFYTNANPKVLNDILNNKYEVKSKDF